The Medicago truncatula cultivar Jemalong A17 chromosome 4, MtrunA17r5.0-ANR, whole genome shotgun sequence genome includes a region encoding these proteins:
- the LOC25492274 gene encoding mitochondrial inner membrane protease ATP23 — protein sequence MDEFDSSSSSSTKSEKKALNECESMIQKGLKTPTARFLREHLEKAGCPVQDNFFKAINCDQNHAGGYVPGEGIVVCANQIEMQDEVNRVIVHELIHVFDDCRAANLDWTDCAHHACSEIRAGHLSGDCHYKRELLRGHLKIRGQEQECIKRRVLTSLAANPFCSGSTAKNAMEAVWETCYNDTAPFDRA from the exons ATGGATGAGTTTgactcttcttcttcctcctccacCAAATCCGAGAAGAAAGCTCTCAACGAATGTGAAAGCATGATTCAGAAGGGTCTCAAAA CTCCAACAGCGAGATTCTTAAGAGAACATTTGGAGAAAGCTGGGTGTCCTGTTCAAGATAATTTCTTCAAAGCTATTAATTGTGATCAAAATCATGCTGGTGGTTATGTTCCGGGTGAAGGG ATAGTTGTGTGCGCAAATCAGATAGAAATGCAAGATGAGGTTAACCGGGTGATAGTTCATGAGCTAATTCATGTATTTGATGACTGTCGAGCTGCAAACTTGGATTGGACTGATTGTGCTCACCATGCTTGTAGTGAG ATAAGAGCTGGTCATCTAAGTGGTGATTGTCATTACAAACGGGAACTTCTACGAGGACATTTGAAAATACGAGGGCAAGAACAA GAATGCATCAAAAGGAGAGTTTTAACATCATTGGCTGCAAATCCGTTTTGTTCTGGTTCAACTGCGAAGAATGCTATGGAAGCTGTATGGGAAACTTGTTATAATGATACAGCGCCTTTTGATAGAGCTTAA
- the LOC25492273 gene encoding mitochondrial inner membrane protease ATP23, with protein sequence MDVFNSSSSSSSANGDNPLKDECERTIKKTFNTFKGDKAINECERMIQKGLKTPTARFLREHLAKAGCPVQDNFFKAINCEVSIAGGFVPGEGIVVCANKIQLQDQVNQVIVHELIHAFDDCRAANLDWTNCAHHACSEIRAGHLSGDCHYKRELLRGHLNLRGQEQECIKRRVLQSVTSNPSCSASTAKDAMEAVWETCYNDTAPFDRAP encoded by the exons ATGGATGTGtttaattcttcttcttcttcttcatccgcCAATGGCGACAATCCTCTCAAGGACGAATGCGAACGCACGATTAAGAAGACTTTCAATA CTTTTAAGGGTGACAAAGCTATCAATGAATGCGAACGCATGATTCAGAAGGGTCTCAAAA cTCCAACGGCGAGATTCTTAAGGGAACATTTGGCCAAAGCTGGGTGTCCTGTCCAAGACAATTTCTTCAAAGCTATTAATTGCGAAGTATCCATTGCCGGAGGTTTCGTTCCTGGTGAAGGG ATAGTTGTGTGTGCAAATAAGATACAATTACAAGACCAGGTTAACCAGGTGATAGTTCATGAGCTAATTCATGCATTTGATGACTGCCGAGCTGCAAACTTGGATTGGACTAATTGTGCTCACCATGCTTGTAGTGAG ATAAGAGCTGGTCATCTAAGTGGTGATTGTCATTACAAACGGGAACTTCTACGAGGACATTTGAATCTACGAGGGCAAGAACAA GAATGCATCAAAAGGAGAGTTTTGCAATCAGTGACTTCAAATCCATCTTGTTCTGCTTCAACTGCCAAGGATGCTATGGAAGCTGTATGGGAAACTTGTTATAACGATACAGCGCCTTTTGATAGAGCTCCTTAA
- the LOC25492276 gene encoding uncharacterized protein isoform X1: MEDKKKSQWSWTSAIIGAASAVAATSILSAKPKDPTFHLISINFTSLKPSLPVVDAEVLLTVHVTNPNIAPINYSSTTMSIFYEGSLLGSAPVQAGSQPPRSCQLLRLPARLKALRLAKHASRVMSDVAKREMVLDAAVDIAGTARVLWWDHKFKVRVNSHITVDPVFLDVIDQENTAQLELFGSGKSLTSISCFAIDHYCSMLETSSVKTIRMVLLM, encoded by the exons ATGGAAGATAAAAAGAAGTCACAATGGAGCTGGACATCAGCAATAATAGGAGCAGCATCAGCAGTAGCAGCAACATCAATTCTCTCAGCAAAACCAAAAGACCCAACATTTCATCTCATCTCCATCAACTTCACTTCCTTAAAACCAAGCCTCCCCGTCGTAGACGCAGAAGTTCTTTTAACCGTCCATGTcaccaatccaaacatagcTCCAATTAACTACTCATCAACAACCATGTCAATTTTCTACGAAGGTTCTCTCCTCGGTTCAGCTCCGGTCCAAGCCGGGTCTCAGCCACCGAGGTCATGTCAGTTACTGAGACTTCCTGCCCGGCTTAAAGCTCTTCGGCTCGCGAAACACGCGAGCCGAGTAATGTCTGACGTGGCGAAAAGGGAGATGGTTCTTGATGCAGCTGTTGATATTGCTGGCACCGCTAGAGTTTTGTGGTGGGACCATAAGTTTAAAGTGAGAGTTAATAGTCATATTACTGTTGATCCTGTTTTTCTTGATGTTATTGATCAGGAGAATACTGCACAACTTGAACTCTTTGGCTCAG GGAAGTCCTTAACCTCCATTAGTTGTTTTGCCATCGATCACTATTGTTCGATGCTCGAAACTTCATCTGTAAAAACTATCAGAATGGTTCTCCTCATGTGA
- the LOC25492277 gene encoding rho GTPase-activating protein 1: protein MEIGHPTNVRHLAHVTFDRFNGFLGLPLELVPQVPTTPPSASATVFGVSTESMKLSYDRRGNIVPTILLLIQEHLYAQGGLQAEGIFRINADNRQEEYLRDQLNKGVVPEDIDVHCLAGLIKAWFRELPRGVLDSLSPEQVMTCQTEEDCAELMSQLPHTEASLLNWTINLMADVVQEEHLNKMNARNIAMVFAPNMTRMADPLTAFMYAVQVMNFLKTLVSMTLKERNDSDVESSPEFYIEPFDENEEHSHCNSFQQDVATENEMLSNEAI, encoded by the exons ATGGAAATTGGTCACCCTACTAATGTGCGCCATCTTGCACATGTCACCTTTGATAGGTTTAATGGTTTCTTGGGTTTGCCTCTTGAGCTTGTACCTCAAGTCCCCACTACACCTCCCAGTGCTAG TGCAACTGTTTTTGGAGTTTCAACGGAATCCATGAAACTATCATATGACAGAAGAGGGAACATTGTACCAACGATTTTACTACTAATCCAAGAACACTTGTATGCTCAAGGAGGATTACAG GCAGAGGGAATTTTCAGAATTAATGCAGACAATAGACAAGAGGAATATCTTAGGGATCAATTAAATAAAGGAGTGGTCCCAGAAGACATTGATGTACATTGTTTGGCAGGATTGATTAAG GCTTGGTTTAGGGAGTTACCAAGAGGTGTTCTGGATTCTTTATCTCCAGAGCAGGTAATGACTTGTCAGACAGAAGAAGATTGCGCCGAACTGATGAGTCAGTTACCTCATACCGAAGCTTCACTTTTGAACTGGACTATCAATCTGATGGCTGATGTTGTACAAGAGGAGCATCTGAATAAGATGAATGCACGCAACATTGCCATGGTTTTTGCACCAAACATGACTCGG ATGGCAGACCCTTTGACTGCATTCATGTATGCAGTTCAAGTGATGAACTTTTTGAAGACACTTGTATCAATGACACTGAAGGAAAGGAATGATTCTGATGTAGAATCATCACCTGAATTTTATATAGAGCCATTTGATGAGAATGAGGAACATAGTCATTGTAACTCCTTCCAGCAAGATGTTGCAACAGAAAATGAAATGCTAAGCAATGAAGCAATTTGA
- the LOC25492276 gene encoding uncharacterized protein isoform X2: MEDKKKSQWSWTSAIIGAASAVAATSILSAKPKDPTFHLISINFTSLKPSLPVVDAEVLLTVHVTNPNIAPINYSSTTMSIFYEGSLLGSAPVQAGSQPPRSCQLLRLPARLKALRLAKHASRVMSDVAKREMVLDAAVDIAGTARVLWWDHKFKVRVNSHITVDPVFLDVIDQENTAQLELFGSDDELAGEGEGEDETEAEAEK, translated from the exons ATGGAAGATAAAAAGAAGTCACAATGGAGCTGGACATCAGCAATAATAGGAGCAGCATCAGCAGTAGCAGCAACATCAATTCTCTCAGCAAAACCAAAAGACCCAACATTTCATCTCATCTCCATCAACTTCACTTCCTTAAAACCAAGCCTCCCCGTCGTAGACGCAGAAGTTCTTTTAACCGTCCATGTcaccaatccaaacatagcTCCAATTAACTACTCATCAACAACCATGTCAATTTTCTACGAAGGTTCTCTCCTCGGTTCAGCTCCGGTCCAAGCCGGGTCTCAGCCACCGAGGTCATGTCAGTTACTGAGACTTCCTGCCCGGCTTAAAGCTCTTCGGCTCGCGAAACACGCGAGCCGAGTAATGTCTGACGTGGCGAAAAGGGAGATGGTTCTTGATGCAGCTGTTGATATTGCTGGCACCGCTAGAGTTTTGTGGTGGGACCATAAGTTTAAAGTGAGAGTTAATAGTCATATTACTGTTGATCCTGTTTTTCTTGATGTTATTGATCAGGAGAATACTGCACAACTTGAACTCTTTGGCTCAG ATGATGAGTTGGCAGGTGAAGGTGAAGGTGAAGATGAAACTGAAGCAGAAGCTGAGAAGTGA